In Staphylococcus lloydii, the following proteins share a genomic window:
- the mdh gene encoding malate dehydrogenase — translation MSKKKVSIIGGGNTGATLAFIVAQQELADVVLIDRPQSEKPAQGKALDILESSPIFGFDVNINASSDYEATTNSDVVVITAGVARKPNMSRDDLVQTNEQIMKDVTEQIVKYSPDCKIIVLTNPVDAMTYTVYKTSGFPKERVIGQSGVLDTARYQTFIAQELNVSVKDVKGLVLGGHGDTMVPLVHSTNVNGIAVRELLASDVLDKIVERTKQGGAEIVNLLGNGSAYYAPAAALYSMIEAIIKDQHRLLPTITLLEGEYGYNDIYLGVPTVLGANGIEKIVELELDEYEKEQLQDSAESVMNVKNALKF, via the coding sequence ATGTCTAAAAAGAAAGTATCAATTATTGGGGGCGGCAATACGGGTGCAACGCTCGCATTTATTGTGGCACAACAGGAACTAGCTGACGTAGTTTTAATTGATAGACCTCAAAGTGAAAAACCGGCTCAAGGTAAAGCGTTGGATATATTAGAAAGTAGTCCTATTTTTGGTTTTGATGTAAATATTAATGCATCATCAGATTATGAAGCTACAACAAATTCGGATGTAGTAGTTATTACAGCTGGTGTGGCGAGAAAGCCTAATATGAGTAGGGATGACCTTGTACAAACGAACGAACAAATAATGAAAGATGTTACTGAACAAATCGTAAAATATTCTCCTGATTGTAAAATCATTGTCTTAACAAATCCTGTCGATGCAATGACTTATACAGTATATAAAACTTCGGGCTTTCCTAAAGAACGTGTCATTGGTCAATCTGGCGTGTTAGATACAGCACGTTATCAAACTTTTATTGCTCAAGAATTAAACGTTTCTGTCAAGGATGTGAAAGGTCTTGTCTTGGGTGGACATGGCGATACAATGGTACCGCTCGTTCATTCTACTAATGTCAATGGTATTGCGGTCAGAGAGTTATTGGCAAGCGATGTATTAGATAAGATTGTAGAACGCACTAAACAAGGTGGGGCAGAAATTGTTAACTTATTAGGTAATGGTTCGGCATATTATGCACCAGCTGCAGCGCTTTACAGTATGATAGAAGCAATTATTAAAGATCAACATCGTTTATTACCGACTATTACACTTTTAGAAGGAGAATATGGTTATAACGATATATATTTAGGCGTTCCAACCGTATTAGGTGCTAACGGCATTGAAAAAATTGTTGAGTTAGAGTTAGACGAATATGAAAAAGAACAATTACAAGACTCAGCAGAATCAGTAATGAATGTTAAAAATGCATTGAAATTTTAA
- a CDS encoding GrpB family protein, producing MQVEVTAHNPRWKDDFEKEAQKIMAIYDDLLLEIYHIGSTSVAGLKAKPVIDMMPIVSDINKVDKFDDQMLALGYEPLGENGIVGRRFFRKCNMSSGKRTYHVHIFDPSSQDEIIRHLAFKAYLIAHPEIANQYGNLKSRLGAAFPDDIESYMDGKNAFIKETEKQAVVWYEGNSNS from the coding sequence ATGCAAGTTGAAGTTACAGCACATAATCCAAGATGGAAAGATGATTTTGAAAAAGAAGCGCAAAAAATAATGGCTATATATGATGATTTACTATTGGAAATATATCATATCGGCAGTACGTCCGTAGCAGGTTTGAAAGCAAAACCTGTTATAGATATGATGCCCATTGTTAGTGATATTAATAAAGTGGATAAATTCGACGACCAGATGCTAGCACTCGGTTATGAACCACTTGGAGAAAACGGTATAGTGGGTAGACGTTTTTTTCGAAAATGTAATATGTCTTCAGGGAAAAGGACATATCATGTGCATATCTTTGATCCAAGTAGCCAAGATGAAATCATTAGACATTTAGCTTTTAAAGCATATTTAATTGCACATCCAGAGATAGCAAATCAATATGGCAATTTAAAATCTAGACTAGGCGCTGCATTTCCAGACGATATTGAGTCATACATGGATGGCAAAAATGCCTTCATAAAAGAAACTGAAAAACAAGCAGTGGTGTGGTATGAAGGCAATTCTAATAGTTAA
- a CDS encoding ABC transporter ATP-binding protein produces MAQLLDIKQLNKTYEKSNFSLDNISFSIDKNEVVGLIGQNGSGKTTLINTIVGNRSKDSGDISFFSKTITQDNYRYKEQIGVVFDDLRVPNKLTIKGINQVFNTIFETWNSERFLSLIEQFELPQTNMISTFSRGMRMKSALAIALAHDSKLLILDEATAGMDVSGREQVMEMLEDFINDGNSILISSHISEDIEQLATKLVFMKDGKVILEEEKDKLLTTYGIIKQPMESFNIPNELIVASRIRKQEHITLVNDYTAIAEAEQLQQIDEATKIIMRGET; encoded by the coding sequence ATGGCACAATTACTTGATATTAAACAGCTTAATAAAACATATGAAAAGTCTAATTTTAGTTTGGATAATATATCTTTTTCGATTGATAAAAATGAAGTCGTGGGTTTAATAGGACAAAATGGTTCAGGAAAAACAACGCTCATTAACACCATTGTTGGTAACAGATCAAAAGATTCTGGGGACATTTCCTTTTTTAGTAAAACTATAACTCAAGATAATTATCGTTATAAGGAACAAATTGGTGTCGTATTTGATGATTTGAGAGTGCCTAATAAATTAACAATTAAAGGTATTAATCAAGTGTTTAATACAATTTTTGAAACGTGGAATAGTGAACGATTCTTATCTCTTATAGAACAGTTTGAATTACCACAAACAAATATGATTAGCACGTTTTCAAGAGGTATGAGAATGAAAAGCGCGCTAGCAATAGCATTAGCGCATGACAGTAAGCTATTGATTTTAGACGAAGCAACTGCAGGTATGGATGTTTCTGGTAGAGAACAAGTGATGGAAATGCTTGAAGATTTTATTAATGATGGAAACAGCATTTTAATATCATCACATATATCAGAAGATATTGAACAGCTAGCGACTAAACTTGTTTTTATGAAAGATGGCAAAGTGATATTAGAAGAAGAAAAAGACAAATTATTAACAACTTACGGCATTATCAAACAACCTATGGAATCATTTAATATCCCCAATGAATTGATTGTAGCTTCAAGAATACGTAAACAAGAACATATAACGTTGGTGAATGACTATACAGCGATAGCAGAAGCGGAACAACTTCAGCAAATAGATGAGGCTACAAAAATTATAATGAGAGGTGAAACATAA
- a CDS encoding ABC-2 transporter permease has product MKGMLLSTYYASKKAVYLYLSIAILASIIFGFLNPIMSCFFPMLILISPVTDTIKHEKNSKWMNYISTLPVRRKDYINGYFTYYMLLVVVGLVVGLIVTAVLTQSIQVAIASVLLGLGGAGTYAVMFPLTFKFGAENSNVVLISSSIFVIALFYIVFFVFIVKDLNTTNSLTEAVSQPSSLIALIVYALVGILTIVLSYSSSIRIFNRQEL; this is encoded by the coding sequence ATGAAAGGTATGTTATTAAGCACTTATTACGCATCCAAGAAAGCAGTCTATCTATATTTATCCATTGCTATATTAGCTAGTATTATTTTTGGATTTCTTAATCCCATAATGAGTTGTTTCTTTCCTATGCTAATCTTAATTTCACCTGTGACGGATACGATAAAGCATGAAAAAAATTCTAAGTGGATGAATTATATCTCAACATTACCTGTACGTAGAAAAGATTATATTAATGGGTATTTTACTTACTACATGTTGCTTGTAGTAGTAGGATTGGTTGTGGGATTAATTGTCACTGCTGTTTTGACTCAAAGTATCCAAGTGGCAATTGCATCGGTATTACTTGGTTTAGGTGGCGCGGGGACATATGCAGTTATGTTTCCGTTGACATTTAAATTTGGTGCGGAAAACTCTAACGTAGTGTTAATATCGTCGTCTATTTTTGTTATAGCTCTATTTTATATAGTGTTTTTTGTGTTTATCGTTAAAGATTTGAATACTACAAACTCATTAACTGAAGCTGTGTCACAACCTTCAAGTCTTATTGCCCTAATTGTTTATGCGCTAGTTGGTATTTTGACAATCGTGCTCTCTTATTCGAGTTCAATTCGTATTTTTAATAGACAAGAACTATAA